The following are encoded together in the Synchiropus splendidus isolate RoL2022-P1 chromosome 7, RoL_Sspl_1.0, whole genome shotgun sequence genome:
- the gapvd1 gene encoding GTPase-activating protein and VPS9 domain-containing protein 1 isoform X5 — protein sequence MVKPDIHTLAHHLKQERLYVASEKQLIQRLNTDVLKTAERLYRAAWIAKQQRINLDRLILTSAEASPAECCQHAKMLEDTQFVDGYKSLGFHETIYGEFLARLRENPRLVASCLVAGERLNQEHTQGVIHNVFTSLYGNCIMQEDESYLLQVLRYLIEFELKESDNPRRLLRRGTCAFSILFKLFSEGLYSAKLFLTATLHEPIMQLLVEDEDHLETDPSKVTERLTPAQQERFGEKGSDGYRQRVQTAVEANEAKLVALVNKFIGYLKQNTYCFPHSLRWIVSQMYKTLSCVEGLEVGEVRTMCTDLLLTCFICPAIVNPEQYGIISDAPINEVARFNLMQVGQLLQQLAMADDDADPRRKSCLSKFDKSCVAAFLDVVIGGRAVETPPMSSMNLLEGLSRTAVYITHNQLMALVDFVRSVTAGDHLREEEHMALETLLANVPQSLTVKSNSLELTPSNTPQLSPATTPANKKNRLPIAARSRSRTNIAQEGEAEASSQESLQELVPEEVLVISLGTGPQSVPGMMSENEVLNLQMNDGAHGEGHSDDSKMHGKPDKTLRFSLCSDNLEGISEGPSNRSNSVSSLDLEGESVSELGAGPSGSNGVEALQLLEHEQATTQDNLDDKLRKFEIRDMMGLGDDRDISETVSETWSTDVLGSDFDPNMDEDRLQEIAGAAAENMLGNLLCLPGSGSVLLDPYGSTISETTSEAWSVEVLPSDSEAPDLKQEERLQELESCSGVGSTSDDTEVREVSSRPSTPGLSVVSGISATSEDIPNKIEDLRSECSSDFGGKDSVTSPDGEDSGHGSHNLTSPPSQADSLLAMFDPLSSAEGSSTGTIVRPKVHYARPAHPPPDPPIPEACALGQDTRHSLFMPHSLVQAELESTKQRHSFPDRLVRSRSSDVVCPGRRPTSDPGINRRVAVEDRDSAGPFTSGPSSSPSKDSLKGEVEDRKDSDDEKSDRNRPWWKKRFVSAIPKVLYWTAESDVPAPIAAFRKRDKHEKDEVPQERISHDDPLPRQNSQTQAAEDILDKYRNIKRTSPSEGATAASSYDGAGDLCAEDSMHDSPREDGLQNISTDDLPDSASQTAQQHDTKFSFSDAKKKLRLALCSADSVALPIMTPATTRNGLPDHMDPEDNEIVCFLKVQLAEAINLQDKNQMAQIQETTRCVSRFDSRTCRKLLAAIAEDYRKRAPYIAYLTRCRQGLQTTQAHLERLLQRVLRDKEVANRYFTTVCVRLLLEHMESKMLDFIKAFQACTASDDKTAAVEDFLRYLYGAMARDAIWQYASEDQLQDAQMAIERSVMNRIFKLAFSPNQDGDILRDQLFFEHIQRLSKVVTANHKALLIPEVYLKEAPWPSAQSEIKTINAYKTPRDKVQCILRMCSTIMNLLSLANEDSVPGADDFVPVLVFVLIRANPPCLLSTVQYINNFYASRLSGEECYWWMQFTAAVEFIKTIDDRK from the exons ATGGTGAAGCCAGATATCCACACTCTGGCCCACCATCTCAAGCAGGAGCGTCTGTATGTGGCATCGGAGAAACAGCTGATACAAAGGCTGAATACTGATGTTCTGAAGACAGCTGAGCGTCTCTACAGGGCAGCCTGGATTGCCAAGCAGCAGCGGATCAACCTTGATCGTCTCATTCTTACAAG CGCTGAAGCCTCTCCAGCAGAATGTTGCCAACATGCCAAAATGTTGGAGGACACACAATTTGTGGATGGCTACAAAAGTCTTGGTTTTCATGAAACTATCTACGGGGAGTTTTTGGCCCGGTTGAGAGAGAACCCCAGACTGGTGGCATCTTGTCTGGTGGCGGGGGAGAGGCTCAATCAGGAGCACACTCAGGGGGTCATTCATAATGTCTTCACTTCGCTATATGGCAACTGCATCATGCAGGAGGATGAAAGCTATCTGCTTCAA GTGTTGCGGTACCTAATTGAGTTTGAGTTGAAGGAGAGTGACAACCCTCGACGACTATTGAGACGTGGAACATGTGCCTTCAGCATCCTTTTCAAGCTTTTCTCTGAGGGTCTGTACTCTGCCAAGCTGTTTCTCACTGCCACCCTTCATGAACCCATAATGCAACTGCTGGTGGAGGATGAGGATCATCTCGAGACAGACCCATCTAAAGTAACTGAGCGCCTTACTCCAGCTCAACAGGAGCGTTTCGGGGAAAAGGGCTCGGATGGCTACAGGCAAAGAGTACAAACAGCTGTTGAGGCCAATGAAGCGAAGCTGGTGGCGCTAGTCAACAAGTTCATAGGATACTTGAAGCAGAACACCTACTGCTTTCCACACAGCCTTCGTTGGATTGTGTCGCAGATGTAcaagactttatcttgtgtggAAGGGTTGGAGGTGGGTGAGGTTCGCACCATGTGCACAGACCTGTTGCTGACCTGCTTCATCTGCCCAGCAATTGTAAACCCAGAACAGTATGGAATCATATCAGATGCACCCATTAATGAAGTGGCTCGCTTTAACCTTATGCAG GTTGGTCAGCTTTTGCAGCAGTTGGCTATGGCCGATGATGATGCAGACCCACGAAGGAAAAGCTGCTTATCCAAATTTGACAAA AGCTGTGTGGCTGCTTTCCTGGATGTGGTTATTGGAGGACGAGCTGTTGAAACTCCGCCAATGTCTTCAATGAACCTTTTAGAGGGTCTTAGTCGGACTGCTGTCTACATCACTCACAACCAGTTGATGGCACTG GTGGACTTTGTTCGCAGCGTAACAGCAGGAGACCACCTTCGAGAAGAGGAGCACATGGCTCTTGAGACCCTACTAGCCAATGTACCACAGTCGCTAACAGTGAAGAGCAACAGTTTGGAACTCACGCCATCAAATACCCCCCAGCTGTCTCCAGCCACCACTCCAGCCAATAAGAAGAACAGACTTCCCATAG CTGCTCGTAGTCGAAGCCGTACCAACATTGCCCAGGAGGGGGAGGCAGAGGCCAGTTCCCAAGAGTCTCTGCAGGAGCTAGTGCCCGAGGAGGTGCTGGTGATTTCTCTCGGAACTGGACCTCAGTCTGTCCCAGGAATGATGTCAGAGAATGAG GTTTTAAACTTGCAGATGAACGACGGGGCCCATGGAGAAGGTCACTCTGATGACTCAAAGATGCATGGAAAGCCAGACAAAACGCTGCgcttctctctctgcagtgACAATTTGGAAGGCATCTCAGAGG GTCCGTCAAACCGATCTAATTCAGTTTCATCTCTGGACTTGGAAGGAGAGTCCGTCTCTGAGCTTGGAGCTGGACCATCTGGCAGCAACGGTGTTGAGGCTTTACAGCTTTTGGAGCACGAGCAGG CCACCACTCAAGACAACTTGGATGACAAATTGAGGAAGTTTGAGATCAGGGACATGATGGGCTTAGGAGATGACAGAGACATCTCGGAGACGGTCAGCGAAACTTGGAGCACCGATGTGCTGGGCAGTGACTTTGACCCCAACATGGATGAAGATCGGCTGCAGGAAATAGCAG GTGCAGCCGCCGAGAACATGCTTGGCAACCTTCTGTGTCTCCCTGGCTCTGGTTCAGTCCTGCTGGATCCCTATGGCTCCACAATCTCAGAGACCACAAGTGAGGCCTGGAGTGTCGAAGTCCTGCCTAGTGACTCAG AAGCCCCAGACCTGAAGCAGGAGGAGCGACTGCAGGAACTGGAGAGTTGCTCTGGTGTAGGAAGCACATCAGATGACACAGAGGTCCGAGAAGTCAGCTCGAGGCCAAGCACTCCAGGCCTCAGTGTTGTCTCAG gTATCAGTGCAACCTCTGAAGATATCCCTAACAAGATTGAGGATTTGAGGTCGGAGTGTAGCTCAGACTTTGGAGGAAAGGATTCTGTGACCAGTCCAGATGGAGAAGATTCAGGCCATG gctCACATAACCTGACTTCTCCACCCTCACAGGCAGACTCTTTACTTGCCATGTTTGATCCCCTTTCCAGTGCTGAAG GCTCTTccacgggaacaatagtgagaCCCAAAGTTCACTATGCAAGGCCCGCTCACCCTCCACCAGATCCTCCCATCCCTGAAGCTTGTGCCCTGGGGCAGGACACACGCCACTCTCTCTTCATGCCCCACAGTTTGGTCCAGGCTGAGCTAGAAAGCACAAAGCAGCGCCACTCCTTCCCGGACAGGTTAGTACGCAGCCGCAGCTCCGACGTCGTCTGTCCTGGTCGTCGACCCACCAGTGACCCGGGCATCAATCGACGCGTGGCTGTTGAAGATCGAGACTCTGCTGGACCCTTCACTTCTGGACCCTCATCATCTCCCAGCAAGGACTCCCTGAAAGGAGAG GTGGAGGACAGGAAGGACAGCGATGATGAGAAGTCTGATCGCAACAGACCCTGGTGGAAGAAACGTTTTGTTTCTGCGATCCCCAAAG TGCTGTATTGGACGGCAGAGAGTGATGTCCCAG ctcCGATTGCAGCTTTTCGGAAGAGGGACAAGCATGAGAAAGATGAGGTTCCTCAGGAGAGAATTTCACATG ATGACCCCCTGCCCAGACAGAACTCACAGACCCAGGCTGCTGAAGACATCCTGGACAAGTACAGAAACATAAAGAGGACCAGCCCAAGCGAGGGAGCTACCGCAGCATCTTCTTACGACGGAGCGGGAG ATCTTTGTGCGGAGGACAGCATGCACGACTCGCCAAGAGAAGATGGCCTGCAGAACATCTCAACAGATGACCTGCCAGACTCCGCAAGTCAGACAGCACAGCAGCATGACACCAAGTTCTCCTTCAG TGACGCCAAGAAGAAACTGAGGTTGGCTTTGTGCTCGGCAGACTCAGTCGCTCTTCCTATTATGACTCCTGCCACCACAAGAAATGGTCTACCAGATCACATGGACCCAGAAG acaaTGAGATTGTCTGCTTCCTGAAGGTCCAGCTAGCAGAGGCCATCAACCTCCAGGATAAGAACCAAATGGCCCAAATCCAGGAGACCACACGCTGCGTGAGCCGCTTCGATTCTCGAACCTGCAGGAAGCTACTGGCTGCAATTGCTGAAGATTACAG AAAACGCGCTCCATATATAGCCTATCTGACCCGGTGTCGTCAGGGTCTGCAGACCACGCAGGCCCATCTGGAGAGGCTCCTGCAGAGGGTGCTGCGAGATAAAGAAGTGGCGAACAGATACTTCACCACTGTCTGCGTTCGGCTGCTGCTAGAGCACATGGAGTCAAAGATGCTTGACTTTATTAAAG CGTTTCAAGCCTGCACGGCGTCTGATGACAAGACGGCCGCAGTGGAAGACTTTCTGCGCTACTTGTACGGCGCCATGGCCCGTGATGCTATTTGGCAGTATGCTagtgaggaccagctgcaggatGCCCAGATGGCCATCGAGCGCAGCGTCATGAACCGCATCTTCAAACTGGCCTTCTCTCCCAACCAGGATGGAGACATTCTCCGAGACCA gCTTTTCTTTGAGCACATCCAGCGACTCTCTAAGGTTGTGACAGCAAATCATAAAGCTCTTCTAATCCCTGAG GTTTACTTGAAGGAGGCTCCCTGGCCGTCCGCTCAATCAGAGATCAAGACCATCAACGCTTACAAAACCCCTCGGGATAAAGTGCAGTGCATCCTCCGCATGTGTTCAACCATCATGAACCTCCTCAGTCTGGCCAATGAAGACTCCGTCCCTGGAGCTGATGACTTCGTCCCGGTCCTTGTCTTTGTCCTCATCAGA GCAAACCCGCCCTGCCTGCTGTCCACCGTTCAGTACATCAATAATTTCTACGCCAGCCGGCTGAGTGGGGAGGAGTGCTATTGGTGGATGCAGTTCACCGCGGCGGTGGAATTCATTAAGACCATCGACGATCGCAAGTGA
- the gapvd1 gene encoding GTPase-activating protein and VPS9 domain-containing protein 1 isoform X4 — protein MVKPDIHTLAHHLKQERLYVASEKQLIQRLNTDVLKTAERLYRAAWIAKQQRINLDRLILTSAEASPAECCQHAKMLEDTQFVDGYKSLGFHETIYGEFLARLRENPRLVASCLVAGERLNQEHTQGVIHNVFTSLYGNCIMQEDESYLLQVLRYLIEFELKESDNPRRLLRRGTCAFSILFKLFSEGLYSAKLFLTATLHEPIMQLLVEDEDHLETDPSKVTERLTPAQQERFGEKGSDGYRQRVQTAVEANEAKLVALVNKFIGYLKQNTYCFPHSLRWIVSQMYKTLSCVEGLEVGEVRTMCTDLLLTCFICPAIVNPEQYGIISDAPINEVARFNLMQVGQLLQQLAMADDDADPRRKSCLSKFDKSCVAAFLDVVIGGRAVETPPMSSMNLLEGLSRTAVYITHNQLMALVDFVRSVTAGDHLREEEHMALETLLANVPQSLTVKSNSLELTPSNTPQLSPATTPANKKNRLPIAAARSRSRTNIAQEGEAEASSQESLQELVPEEVLVISLGTGPQSVPGMMSENEVLNLQMNDGAHGEGHSDDSKMHGKPDKTLRFSLCSDNLEGISEGPSNRSNSVSSLDLEGESVSELGAGPSGSNGVEALQLLEHEQATTQDNLDDKLRKFEIRDMMGLGDDRDISETVSETWSTDVLGSDFDPNMDEDRLQEIAGAAAENMLGNLLCLPGSGSVLLDPYGSTISETTSEAWSVEVLPSDSEAPDLKQEERLQELESCSGVGSTSDDTEVREVSSRPSTPGLSVVSGISATSEDIPNKIEDLRSECSSDFGGKDSVTSPDGEDSGHGSHNLTSPPSQADSLLAMFDPLSSAEGSSTGTIVRPKVHYARPAHPPPDPPIPEACALGQDTRHSLFMPHSLVQAELESTKQRHSFPDRLVRSRSSDVVCPGRRPTSDPGINRRVAVEDRDSAGPFTSGPSSSPSKDSLKGEVEDRKDSDDEKSDRNRPWWKKRFVSAIPKVLYWTAESDVPAPIAAFRKRDKHEKDEVPQERISHDDPLPRQNSQTQAAEDILDKYRNIKRTSPSEGATAASSYDGAGDLCAEDSMHDSPREDGLQNISTDDLPDSASQTAQQHDTKFSFSDAKKKLRLALCSADSVALPIMTPATTRNGLPDHMDPEDNEIVCFLKVQLAEAINLQDKNQMAQIQETTRCVSRFDSRTCRKLLAAIAEDYRKRAPYIAYLTRCRQGLQTTQAHLERLLQRVLRDKEVANRYFTTVCVRLLLEHMESKMLDFIKAFQACTASDDKTAAVEDFLRYLYGAMARDAIWQYASEDQLQDAQMAIERSVMNRIFKLAFSPNQDGDILRDQLFFEHIQRLSKVVTANHKALLIPEVYLKEAPWPSAQSEIKTINAYKTPRDKVQCILRMCSTIMNLLSLANEDSVPGADDFVPVLVFVLIRANPPCLLSTVQYINNFYASRLSGEECYWWMQFTAAVEFIKTIDDRK, from the exons ATGGTGAAGCCAGATATCCACACTCTGGCCCACCATCTCAAGCAGGAGCGTCTGTATGTGGCATCGGAGAAACAGCTGATACAAAGGCTGAATACTGATGTTCTGAAGACAGCTGAGCGTCTCTACAGGGCAGCCTGGATTGCCAAGCAGCAGCGGATCAACCTTGATCGTCTCATTCTTACAAG CGCTGAAGCCTCTCCAGCAGAATGTTGCCAACATGCCAAAATGTTGGAGGACACACAATTTGTGGATGGCTACAAAAGTCTTGGTTTTCATGAAACTATCTACGGGGAGTTTTTGGCCCGGTTGAGAGAGAACCCCAGACTGGTGGCATCTTGTCTGGTGGCGGGGGAGAGGCTCAATCAGGAGCACACTCAGGGGGTCATTCATAATGTCTTCACTTCGCTATATGGCAACTGCATCATGCAGGAGGATGAAAGCTATCTGCTTCAA GTGTTGCGGTACCTAATTGAGTTTGAGTTGAAGGAGAGTGACAACCCTCGACGACTATTGAGACGTGGAACATGTGCCTTCAGCATCCTTTTCAAGCTTTTCTCTGAGGGTCTGTACTCTGCCAAGCTGTTTCTCACTGCCACCCTTCATGAACCCATAATGCAACTGCTGGTGGAGGATGAGGATCATCTCGAGACAGACCCATCTAAAGTAACTGAGCGCCTTACTCCAGCTCAACAGGAGCGTTTCGGGGAAAAGGGCTCGGATGGCTACAGGCAAAGAGTACAAACAGCTGTTGAGGCCAATGAAGCGAAGCTGGTGGCGCTAGTCAACAAGTTCATAGGATACTTGAAGCAGAACACCTACTGCTTTCCACACAGCCTTCGTTGGATTGTGTCGCAGATGTAcaagactttatcttgtgtggAAGGGTTGGAGGTGGGTGAGGTTCGCACCATGTGCACAGACCTGTTGCTGACCTGCTTCATCTGCCCAGCAATTGTAAACCCAGAACAGTATGGAATCATATCAGATGCACCCATTAATGAAGTGGCTCGCTTTAACCTTATGCAG GTTGGTCAGCTTTTGCAGCAGTTGGCTATGGCCGATGATGATGCAGACCCACGAAGGAAAAGCTGCTTATCCAAATTTGACAAA AGCTGTGTGGCTGCTTTCCTGGATGTGGTTATTGGAGGACGAGCTGTTGAAACTCCGCCAATGTCTTCAATGAACCTTTTAGAGGGTCTTAGTCGGACTGCTGTCTACATCACTCACAACCAGTTGATGGCACTG GTGGACTTTGTTCGCAGCGTAACAGCAGGAGACCACCTTCGAGAAGAGGAGCACATGGCTCTTGAGACCCTACTAGCCAATGTACCACAGTCGCTAACAGTGAAGAGCAACAGTTTGGAACTCACGCCATCAAATACCCCCCAGCTGTCTCCAGCCACCACTCCAGCCAATAAGAAGAACAGACTTCCCATAG CAGCTGCTCGTAGTCGAAGCCGTACCAACATTGCCCAGGAGGGGGAGGCAGAGGCCAGTTCCCAAGAGTCTCTGCAGGAGCTAGTGCCCGAGGAGGTGCTGGTGATTTCTCTCGGAACTGGACCTCAGTCTGTCCCAGGAATGATGTCAGAGAATGAG GTTTTAAACTTGCAGATGAACGACGGGGCCCATGGAGAAGGTCACTCTGATGACTCAAAGATGCATGGAAAGCCAGACAAAACGCTGCgcttctctctctgcagtgACAATTTGGAAGGCATCTCAGAGG GTCCGTCAAACCGATCTAATTCAGTTTCATCTCTGGACTTGGAAGGAGAGTCCGTCTCTGAGCTTGGAGCTGGACCATCTGGCAGCAACGGTGTTGAGGCTTTACAGCTTTTGGAGCACGAGCAGG CCACCACTCAAGACAACTTGGATGACAAATTGAGGAAGTTTGAGATCAGGGACATGATGGGCTTAGGAGATGACAGAGACATCTCGGAGACGGTCAGCGAAACTTGGAGCACCGATGTGCTGGGCAGTGACTTTGACCCCAACATGGATGAAGATCGGCTGCAGGAAATAGCAG GTGCAGCCGCCGAGAACATGCTTGGCAACCTTCTGTGTCTCCCTGGCTCTGGTTCAGTCCTGCTGGATCCCTATGGCTCCACAATCTCAGAGACCACAAGTGAGGCCTGGAGTGTCGAAGTCCTGCCTAGTGACTCAG AAGCCCCAGACCTGAAGCAGGAGGAGCGACTGCAGGAACTGGAGAGTTGCTCTGGTGTAGGAAGCACATCAGATGACACAGAGGTCCGAGAAGTCAGCTCGAGGCCAAGCACTCCAGGCCTCAGTGTTGTCTCAG gTATCAGTGCAACCTCTGAAGATATCCCTAACAAGATTGAGGATTTGAGGTCGGAGTGTAGCTCAGACTTTGGAGGAAAGGATTCTGTGACCAGTCCAGATGGAGAAGATTCAGGCCATG gctCACATAACCTGACTTCTCCACCCTCACAGGCAGACTCTTTACTTGCCATGTTTGATCCCCTTTCCAGTGCTGAAG GCTCTTccacgggaacaatagtgagaCCCAAAGTTCACTATGCAAGGCCCGCTCACCCTCCACCAGATCCTCCCATCCCTGAAGCTTGTGCCCTGGGGCAGGACACACGCCACTCTCTCTTCATGCCCCACAGTTTGGTCCAGGCTGAGCTAGAAAGCACAAAGCAGCGCCACTCCTTCCCGGACAGGTTAGTACGCAGCCGCAGCTCCGACGTCGTCTGTCCTGGTCGTCGACCCACCAGTGACCCGGGCATCAATCGACGCGTGGCTGTTGAAGATCGAGACTCTGCTGGACCCTTCACTTCTGGACCCTCATCATCTCCCAGCAAGGACTCCCTGAAAGGAGAG GTGGAGGACAGGAAGGACAGCGATGATGAGAAGTCTGATCGCAACAGACCCTGGTGGAAGAAACGTTTTGTTTCTGCGATCCCCAAAG TGCTGTATTGGACGGCAGAGAGTGATGTCCCAG ctcCGATTGCAGCTTTTCGGAAGAGGGACAAGCATGAGAAAGATGAGGTTCCTCAGGAGAGAATTTCACATG ATGACCCCCTGCCCAGACAGAACTCACAGACCCAGGCTGCTGAAGACATCCTGGACAAGTACAGAAACATAAAGAGGACCAGCCCAAGCGAGGGAGCTACCGCAGCATCTTCTTACGACGGAGCGGGAG ATCTTTGTGCGGAGGACAGCATGCACGACTCGCCAAGAGAAGATGGCCTGCAGAACATCTCAACAGATGACCTGCCAGACTCCGCAAGTCAGACAGCACAGCAGCATGACACCAAGTTCTCCTTCAG TGACGCCAAGAAGAAACTGAGGTTGGCTTTGTGCTCGGCAGACTCAGTCGCTCTTCCTATTATGACTCCTGCCACCACAAGAAATGGTCTACCAGATCACATGGACCCAGAAG acaaTGAGATTGTCTGCTTCCTGAAGGTCCAGCTAGCAGAGGCCATCAACCTCCAGGATAAGAACCAAATGGCCCAAATCCAGGAGACCACACGCTGCGTGAGCCGCTTCGATTCTCGAACCTGCAGGAAGCTACTGGCTGCAATTGCTGAAGATTACAG AAAACGCGCTCCATATATAGCCTATCTGACCCGGTGTCGTCAGGGTCTGCAGACCACGCAGGCCCATCTGGAGAGGCTCCTGCAGAGGGTGCTGCGAGATAAAGAAGTGGCGAACAGATACTTCACCACTGTCTGCGTTCGGCTGCTGCTAGAGCACATGGAGTCAAAGATGCTTGACTTTATTAAAG CGTTTCAAGCCTGCACGGCGTCTGATGACAAGACGGCCGCAGTGGAAGACTTTCTGCGCTACTTGTACGGCGCCATGGCCCGTGATGCTATTTGGCAGTATGCTagtgaggaccagctgcaggatGCCCAGATGGCCATCGAGCGCAGCGTCATGAACCGCATCTTCAAACTGGCCTTCTCTCCCAACCAGGATGGAGACATTCTCCGAGACCA gCTTTTCTTTGAGCACATCCAGCGACTCTCTAAGGTTGTGACAGCAAATCATAAAGCTCTTCTAATCCCTGAG GTTTACTTGAAGGAGGCTCCCTGGCCGTCCGCTCAATCAGAGATCAAGACCATCAACGCTTACAAAACCCCTCGGGATAAAGTGCAGTGCATCCTCCGCATGTGTTCAACCATCATGAACCTCCTCAGTCTGGCCAATGAAGACTCCGTCCCTGGAGCTGATGACTTCGTCCCGGTCCTTGTCTTTGTCCTCATCAGA GCAAACCCGCCCTGCCTGCTGTCCACCGTTCAGTACATCAATAATTTCTACGCCAGCCGGCTGAGTGGGGAGGAGTGCTATTGGTGGATGCAGTTCACCGCGGCGGTGGAATTCATTAAGACCATCGACGATCGCAAGTGA